The following proteins are co-located in the Helicobacter acinonychis genome:
- a CDS encoding PLP-dependent cysteine synthase family protein — MIITAMQDAIGHTPIFKFTRNYPIPKNSVIYAKLEHLNPGGSVKDRLGQYLIKEAFRTHKITPTTTIIEPTAGNTGIALALVALKHHLKTIFVVPEKFSVEKQQIMKALGATVINTPTSEGISGAIKKSKELAKSIPDSYLPLQFENFDNPNAYYHTLAPEIFQKLGTGLTSFVAGIGSGGTFAGTAAYLKERIPTIRLIGVEPEGSILNGGEPGPHEIEGIGVEFIPPFFANLDIDGFETISDEEGFHYTRELAKKNGLLVGSSSGAVFAAALREVQRLPNGSQVLTIFPDVADRYLSKGIYS; from the coding sequence ATGATTATCACCGCAATGCAAGACGCCATTGGCCACACTCCCATTTTTAAATTCACTAGAAATTACCCTATCCCAAAAAATTCTGTCATTTACGCCAAACTAGAGCATCTAAACCCAGGAGGGAGCGTTAAAGACCGCTTAGGCCAATATCTCATAAAAGAAGCGTTTAGAACGCACAAAATCACTCCCACAACAACCATTATTGAGCCTACTGCGGGCAATACCGGCATCGCTCTAGCGTTAGTTGCGCTCAAACACCATCTTAAAACGATCTTTGTTGTCCCAGAAAAATTTAGTGTAGAAAAACAACAAATCATGAAAGCTTTGGGAGCTACAGTAATCAACACGCCTACTAGTGAGGGGATTTCTGGAGCCATTAAAAAAAGTAAAGAGTTAGCCAAAAGTATCCCTGATAGCTATTTGCCCTTACAATTTGAAAACTTTGACAATCCTAATGCCTACTACCACACTTTAGCCCCTGAGATTTTCCAAAAATTAGGCACAGGGCTTACGAGCTTTGTAGCTGGGATAGGTAGCGGTGGCACTTTTGCGGGCACAGCCGCCTATTTAAAAGAACGCATTCCTACTATTCGCTTGATTGGCGTAGAGCCGGAGGGTTCTATTTTGAATGGGGGAGAGCCTGGACCTCATGAAATTGAGGGCATTGGCGTGGAGTTTATCCCTCCGTTTTTTGCAAACTTGGATATTGATGGCTTTGAAACGATCTCAGATGAAGAGGGTTTTCATTACACTAGGGAATTAGCCAAAAAAAACGGCTTGTTGGTGGGGAGCTCTAGTGGGGCAGTTTTTGCGGCAGCGTTACGAGAAGTGCAACGCCTCCCCAATGGTAGCCAAGTTTTAACCATTTTTCCGGATGTTGCCGATCGTTATCTCTCAAAAGGTATTTATTCATAA
- the grpE gene encoding nucleotide exchange factor GrpE: protein MKDEHNQEHDLSQKELESCENSCTCEGKKQEASEKECEIKEDFELKYQEMHEKYLRVHADFENVKKRLERDKSMALEYAYEKIALDLLPVIDALLGAHKSASGDDKESALTKGLELTMEKLHEVLARHGIEGIECLEEFDPNFHNAIMQVKSEEKENGKIVQVLQQGYKYKGRVLRPAMVSIAKND, encoded by the coding sequence ATGAAAGATGAACACAACCAAGAACACGATTTAAGCCAAAAAGAGCTAGAGTCTTGCGAAAATTCTTGCACTTGTGAAGGAAAAAAACAAGAAGCGAGCGAAAAAGAATGCGAGATTAAAGAAGATTTTGAGCTTAAATACCAAGAAATGCACGAAAAATATTTGAGGGTGCATGCGGATTTTGAAAATGTGAAAAAGCGCTTAGAAAGAGACAAGAGCATGGCGTTAGAGTATGCGTATGAAAAAATCGCGCTAGATTTATTGCCGGTGATTGATGCACTTCTTGGGGCTCATAAGAGCGCTTCAGGAGATGATAAAGAGAGCGCTTTAACGAAAGGCTTGGAGCTTACGATGGAAAAGTTGCATGAAGTTTTGGCAAGGCATGGCATTGAGGGGATTGAATGCTTAGAAGAATTTGATCCCAATTTCCACAATGCGATCATGCAAGTCAAAAGCGAAGAAAAAGAAAATGGGAAAATCGTGCAAGTTTTGCAACAGGGTTACAAGTATAAAGGTAGGGTTTTAAGGCCTGCAATGGTGAGCATTGCTAAAAACGATTAA
- a CDS encoding motility associated factor glycosyltransferase family protein, whose product MGIYQKNLQALFKRDPLLYAKLKAIKGNKKYEVFLGNDSANFNLLDKETNTLLFEKSPLDSSLEQYKNSEIYMLYPYLYYFGLGNGVFYRLLLGNGNLKRLVVIEPEIEIIFIVLNLLDFSTEILENRLILLHADFCNYNMIASLFDMDKKSRLYARMYDLKIFNVYYERYSHQMVEINQHFTRALEHGAISVGNDAKDALIGIKQHIANLPEAIQSPSLVDFVNALKNRDTAIIVSTGPSLNKQLPLLKEIAPYATLFCIDASFPILAKAGIKPDIVLSLERVDLTAKFYEETPLDFQEGVVFALTSIVHKRLIKAIKKGVKQFSFRPFGYTNLFNLHQYGYVGIGMSAANMAYELVVHSRFKRCVFIGQDLSFSQSGNSHASGAIYGDREIKPKENKDKIFIEKYGGNGEVETTLVWKLFLEFFEKDIFNTPYKLEVINATEGGARIKGTKEMPFKEVCEKIDKSKPKPPINLNYPTKLEQAKNLKIAEQKCEEMIAYAKEKKTQIEKVFLKVAPFLEAVEKLHEEEKLEELDFKELENLSAEIDNIKELFDDKQFNAYFMDAIQSYIFHQELHIAEIVCKKTDNKDELRAKQLEYIYAHKYWLFSLAGGIDCVIEAIKMALKEW is encoded by the coding sequence ATGGGTATTTATCAAAAAAACTTACAAGCCCTTTTTAAAAGAGACCCTCTTTTATACGCAAAGCTCAAAGCCATTAAAGGAAACAAAAAATACGAAGTGTTTTTAGGGAATGATAGTGCGAATTTCAACTTGCTAGATAAAGAGACAAACACTCTCCTATTTGAAAAAAGCCCGCTAGACTCAAGCTTAGAGCAATATAAAAATAGCGAAATTTACATGCTCTATCCTTATTTGTATTATTTTGGCTTGGGTAATGGCGTGTTTTATCGCTTGCTTTTAGGCAATGGGAATTTAAAGCGTTTGGTAGTGATTGAGCCTGAAATAGAGATTATTTTCATTGTGTTGAATCTTTTGGATTTTTCCACTGAGATTTTAGAAAACCGCTTGATTTTATTGCATGCGGATTTTTGCAATTACAACATGATAGCTTCCTTGTTTGATATGGATAAAAAGTCTCGTTTATACGCAAGAATGTATGATTTAAAAATCTTTAATGTTTATTATGAACGCTATTCTCATCAAATGGTAGAAATCAACCAGCATTTCACGCGCGCTTTAGAGCATGGCGCTATTAGCGTGGGTAATGACGCTAAAGACGCGCTTATAGGCATTAAACAACATATCGCTAATTTGCCTGAAGCCATTCAAAGCCCTAGTTTAGTGGATTTTGTGAATGCTTTAAAAAACAGAGACACCGCCATTATTGTTTCAACTGGGCCTAGTTTGAACAAGCAACTCCCCCTTTTAAAAGAAATCGCTCCTTATGCGACGCTCTTTTGTATAGACGCTTCTTTCCCTATTTTAGCTAAAGCCGGTATCAAGCCTGATATTGTGCTGTCTTTAGAAAGGGTGGATTTAACGGCGAAATTCTATGAAGAAACGCCCCTAGATTTTCAAGAAGGCGTTGTTTTTGCTTTGACTTCCATTGTGCATAAGCGTTTGATTAAAGCGATTAAAAAGGGGGTTAAGCAATTTAGTTTCCGCCCCTTTGGATACACCAACCTTTTTAATTTACACCAATATGGTTATGTGGGCATAGGCATGAGTGCAGCGAACATGGCGTATGAATTGGTGGTGCATTCTCGTTTTAAAAGATGCGTGTTCATAGGGCAGGATTTGAGCTTTTCACAAAGCGGTAACAGCCATGCCAGTGGGGCGATTTATGGCGATAGGGAAATCAAACCTAAAGAAAATAAAGACAAGATTTTTATAGAAAAATATGGGGGTAACGGAGAAGTAGAGACCACTTTAGTGTGGAAACTTTTCTTAGAATTTTTTGAAAAAGATATTTTTAACACGCCCTATAAATTAGAAGTCATTAACGCTACTGAAGGGGGGGCTAGGATTAAAGGGACTAAAGAAATGCCTTTTAAAGAAGTGTGCGAAAAAATAGATAAATCTAAGCCAAAGCCCCCTATCAATCTAAACTATCCCACTAAATTAGAACAGGCTAAAAATCTAAAAATCGCTGAGCAAAAATGCGAAGAAATGATCGCATACGCCAAAGAGAAAAAAACTCAAATTGAGAAAGTGTTTTTAAAAGTGGCGCCATTTTTAGAAGCAGTGGAAAAACTTCATGAAGAGGAAAAATTAGAAGAGTTGGATTTTAAAGAATTAGAAAATTTAAGCGCTGAAATTGATAACATTAAAGAGCTTTTTGATGACAAGCAATTTAATGCGTATTTTATGGATGCGATACAATCTTATATTTTCCATCAAGAATTGCATATCGCTGAAATCGTGTGCAAGAAAACGGATAATAAAGACGAGTTAAGGGCCAAGCAATTAGAATACATTTATGCACATAAATACTGGCTTTTTAGTTTAGCGGGTGGGATTGATTGCGTGATAGAAGCGATTAAAATGGCTTTGAAAGAATGGTAA
- a CDS encoding class II aldolase and adducin N-terminal domain-containing protein — protein sequence MPNMNTHTRGIDSELIHSLKSISLSMFRKGFFGLYQGSISARIGTNQFVINKRNAIFDQLDENTLLVLHDKIDYRWKEASLDSPIHASVYKEFLDAKFIAYARPPYSLAYSLRHNRLLPRDYLGYRSLGEEVTIFNPKDYDNWQERADTEILRQLQESKKYFVFIKGCGIFAYHRELSKLMEVFDLIENSCKVLRLGDLMDFCYNNDPRLSV from the coding sequence ATGCCAAACATGAACACACACACAAGAGGTATTGACAGCGAGCTTATTCATTCGCTCAAAAGCATTTCATTATCCATGTTTAGAAAGGGTTTTTTTGGGCTTTATCAAGGCTCAATTTCTGCACGCATTGGCACTAACCAATTTGTGATCAATAAAAGAAACGCTATTTTTGATCAATTGGATGAAAACACCCTATTAGTCTTGCATGACAAGATAGATTATCGTTGGAAAGAAGCGAGCCTAGATTCGCCTATCCATGCGAGCGTGTATAAGGAGTTTTTGGACGCTAAATTCATCGCTTATGCACGCCCTCCTTACAGTTTGGCGTATTCTTTGCGCCATAACCGGTTGCTCCCTAGAGATTATTTAGGGTATCGTTCTTTGGGCGAAGAAGTAACGATTTTTAACCCCAAAGATTATGACAATTGGCAAGAAAGAGCGGATACAGAAATTTTACGCCAGTTGCAAGAGAGCAAAAAATATTTTGTTTTCATTAAAGGGTGTGGGATTTTTGCCTACCATAGAGAGCTTTCTAAACTCATGGAAGTTTTTGATTTGATTGAAAACTCATGCAAGGTTTTACGATTGGGCGATTTAATGGATTTTTGTTATAATAATGATCCACGATTGAGCGTGTAA
- the dnaK gene encoding molecular chaperone DnaK — MGKVIGIDLGTTNSAMAVYEGNEAKIIANKEGKNTTPSIVAFTDKGEILVGESAKRQAVTNPEKTIYSIKRIMGLMFNEEKAKEAEKRLPYKIVDRNGACAIEISGKVYTPQEISAKILMKLKEDAESYLGESVTEAVITVPAYFNDSQRKATKEAGTIAGLNVLRIINEPTSAALAYGLDKKESEKIMVYDLGGGTFDVTVLETGDNVVEVLATGGDAFLGGDDFDNRVIDFLATEFKNETGIEIKNDVMALQRLKEAAENAKKELSSAMETEINLPFITADATGPKHLVKKLTRAKFESLTEDLIEETISKIEGVIKDAGLTKNEISEVVMVGGSTRIPKVQERVKGFINKELNKSVNPDEVVAVGASIQGGVLKGDVKDVLLLDVTPLSLGIETLGGVMTKVIDRGTTIPAKKSQVFSTAEDNQPAVSIMVLQGERDLARDNKSLGKFDLQGIAPAPRGVPQIEVTFDIDANGILTVSAQDKNTGKSQEIKISGSSGLSDSEIEKMVKDAELHKEEDARKKEVIEARNHADSLAHQTQKSLDEHKANLNENDANEIQNAINALKDCIKNDNATKAELEDKTKALVQAAQKLGEAMANKNNAEQPKKKDDDVIDAEVE, encoded by the coding sequence ATGGGAAAAGTTATTGGAATTGATTTAGGGACCACCAACTCTGCAATGGCAGTGTATGAGGGTAATGAGGCAAAAATTATTGCTAATAAAGAGGGTAAAAACACCACTCCCTCTATTGTAGCTTTTACGGATAAGGGCGAAATTTTAGTGGGCGAGAGCGCCAAAAGACAAGCGGTTACTAACCCAGAAAAAACCATTTATTCTATTAAAAGAATCATGGGCTTGATGTTTAATGAAGAAAAAGCTAAAGAAGCTGAAAAACGCTTGCCTTATAAGATTGTGGATAGGAATGGGGCTTGCGCGATTGAGATTTCAGGCAAGGTTTATACCCCTCAAGAAATTTCAGCCAAAATTTTAATGAAACTTAAAGAAGATGCTGAAAGTTATTTAGGCGAGAGCGTTACCGAAGCAGTGATCACAGTTCCAGCTTATTTTAATGATAGCCAAAGGAAAGCGACTAAAGAAGCAGGCACAATTGCAGGGCTTAATGTTTTAAGGATTATCAATGAGCCTACAAGCGCGGCGTTAGCTTATGGTTTGGATAAAAAAGAGAGCGAAAAAATCATGGTTTATGATTTGGGTGGGGGGACTTTTGATGTTACCGTGCTAGAAACAGGCGATAATGTCGTAGAAGTTTTAGCCACAGGAGGCGATGCGTTCTTAGGGGGCGATGATTTTGACAATCGTGTGATTGATTTCTTAGCCACTGAATTTAAAAACGAAACAGGCATTGAAATCAAAAATGATGTGATGGCGTTGCAACGCCTAAAAGAAGCGGCTGAAAACGCTAAAAAAGAATTGAGTTCTGCGATGGAAACTGAAATCAACTTGCCCTTTATCACAGCGGACGCTACTGGACCTAAACACTTGGTTAAAAAACTCACTAGGGCTAAATTTGAAAGCTTGACAGAGGATTTGATTGAAGAAACGATTTCTAAGATTGAAGGCGTGATCAAAGATGCAGGGCTAACCAAAAATGAGATTTCAGAAGTGGTGATGGTGGGCGGATCCACTCGTATTCCTAAAGTTCAAGAAAGGGTGAAAGGGTTTATCAACAAAGAGTTGAATAAGAGTGTGAATCCCGATGAGGTCGTAGCGGTGGGTGCGAGCATTCAAGGGGGCGTGTTAAAAGGCGATGTGAAAGATGTGCTTTTATTAGATGTTACGCCTTTAAGCCTTGGGATTGAAACTTTAGGGGGCGTGATGACTAAAGTCATTGATAGAGGCACGACTATTCCTGCGAAAAAATCTCAAGTGTTCTCAACCGCTGAAGACAACCAGCCCGCTGTGTCTATTATGGTTTTACAAGGCGAAAGGGATTTAGCAAGGGATAATAAATCTTTGGGTAAATTTGATTTGCAAGGCATCGCTCCAGCTCCAAGGGGTGTGCCTCAAATTGAAGTAACCTTTGATATTGACGCTAATGGGATTTTAACCGTGTCAGCGCAAGATAAAAATACCGGTAAAAGCCAAGAGATTAAGATTTCTGGCTCTAGTGGGTTATCTGATAGCGAAATTGAAAAAATGGTTAAAGACGCTGAGTTGCACAAAGAAGAGGACGCTAGGAAAAAAGAAGTGATTGAAGCGAGAAACCATGCCGATAGTTTAGCGCACCAAACCCAAAAGAGCCTTGATGAGCACAAGGCGAATTTGAATGAAAACGACGCTAATGAGATCCAAAACGCCATTAACGCCCTTAAAGATTGCATCAAAAATGACAACGCCACTAAAGCTGAGCTTGAAGACAAAACGAAAGCGTTAGTGCAAGCGGCCCAAAAACTAGGCGAAGCTATGGCGAATAAAAACAACGCCGAGCAACCCAAGAAAAAAGACGATGATGTGATTGATGCGGAAGTGGAATAA